A region of the Mytilus edulis chromosome 11, xbMytEdul2.2, whole genome shotgun sequence genome:
GTGACTTACTGACCCAAATTTCTTGTATTCTAATTACTAAATTTATCactattaaacaaataattttcttACTTGCTAACTTACTTACTTAGTTTACCTTCCACACATTATGTGATAATTTATATGACTATTAATTACAACCTATCTTTTGATAGTTATTCCAGTTACCTGGACGAATTAGCAAGGACTGGTcgtttaaaaaacaaaagacaagcgAAGGAGGCCAAAGGGAAAGGTCGTGCTGAAGAAATCTCGAAGTCGGTTTATGGAAAAATGGTTGTATGGTCAAGTGAATTGCACTCGTCCATCAAAAACCACtacaaaacaaatttacaatGTTGACATTGTATTAAAATGTTACTTGTGGGTGTCTGTCTTCCACCCAAGGGTGTTATTTTACTTAATCGCTGTGTTACAATGTCAAACCCTTAAATTGATTGAGTTGAGATTATGTTTAGAAACACCTAGGAATAACAGATATTATAATTGGAGGGTGCTTTGAAGGGTAACAAAGTAATTTAGTTGCAGATATTTCACATTTTGCTCTCAGATTTCAAATCTCTCTACTTGAGTATACAACACCATCACATCGATAATCCATTCACTAGTTTTTGGGTgagaaaaatctgttctcggcaaatgactggttgaaatttaattgtgacgtcaaatgttattgttttcttttgaattttgttATTGTGAGCGAAAGAAGCACATCACATAATAGGTTGTTATTAATATTGATGTTTCTTTCGGCTGCCTGATAGACcctttgataaaatatttgtctgtGACCTTTAAACGACAAATCTATTATTTTACCAGCGAGACGTAAAAATATCATTGTCATGTTAGGTACATGATGGACAGTACAGCCAAACTGTGCACCTGGGAAATAGACGAGGCATATTTTGAACATGGTACGCACGCACACACCGCGATCTTTTCCACATGTATTTCATTTCAATGTTTCACTTATTTAGCAAAGTtacatgctacgtcaatctttaaagacccaaatgttgcaaaagaCGTATCCGACccccatgacaaatatgttgttgtccccgctgataaagccccaaataacatcgttttatGTGTTCaagtcattacattaactgcttgataaactaattaggtattgacaattcacttggaaactcaacatataccctcacaaCACTTACAAAAgcggaaatcctggataatcaaaGGTTCTATGTTCtatggaatttcaaccaaagatgaagaactggatcttcaatcattgtattggatacctaaactacataagtgtccttacaaacaacggtatattgctgggtcttccaagtgctccacaaacctctttttaaattattaacatctattctATCAGCAATTAAAGAcggggcttcaaagttattgtgaaactgcctattctagaggtggcgtaaatcagatgtggatacttaaaaattccaaagatcttttagagtacatacaatctaactctctttcatcttgtaacagtattaaaacatttgacttttctactctttacacaagaaTTCCACATTCtaaaacttaaagacaaattgaaagagatggtattactttgcttcataaaaaagaatggccaacaaagatacaagtatcttgtcttaggaaggaataaatcctactttgtaaagaatcactctgattcaaacaaaaaattctctgaaactcaTATTATcacaagatgcttgatttcttgattgacaacatatttgttacgttcggaggacgtgtttttcaacagactgtcggtatTCCAATGAGAACAAACTGTGCCattctacttgctgacttgtttctttttttattgtgaggctgacttcatgcaggaagaagaaaaaagaagttagcaatattctttaactctactttccgctatatagatgatgttctttcactaaacaattcaaaatttggtgactatgtagaacgcatctatcccatcgcgatagagataaaggatactacatatacagttaagtcggcttcatatcttgacttacatctagaaattgacaatgagggtcggttgaaaacaaaactacgacaaaagagatgatttcagccttccaattgtgaactttccatttctaagtagcaacattccagcagcacctgcatacggggtatatatctcccaattgatacgatattcccgttctttcatttcctatcatgaatttcttgaaagagggttgctgcttacaaggaagctattaatcaagagttccaaatggtgaagttgaaatcttcccttcgtaaattttacggacaccatcacgagttggttgaccgttatggaataaccgtttcataaatgatatcggatatgttccttacgtcgtaactacaatcaccttccctttcatgaatctgacctaccgaataagactatttaccggatttgtaatcacataagcaacacgacgggtgccacatatggagcaggatctgcttacccttccggagcacctgagatcacccctagtttttgggttcggttcgtgttgtttattttttagttttctatgttgtgtcatgtgtactattgtttttctgtttgtcttcttcatttttagttatggcgttgtcagtttgttttatatttatgagttgGTGGGGCCCCTACCCAGTACAAGGGAAAGATACATTTTGCTGACTTGTCATACTCTTATGAGGACTTTGGATTCCAGTctgaaaaacattattttggCAGTAGGCATGGCAAAGGGCATTGCGACAGAGAAATCGGAACTGTTAAAAAAAGTGTTGTCCTCGACATTAAAAGTAGACGAGCAAAAGTATCTGACGCAAAGACTTTTTATGAGTATTGTAGAAAAGAACTGAACAAACCCAAAGAACCATTGGAACATGTACATTTCAAAAGGACCTGTATTTATTTACCATTTGGTGAAAGAAATCGAAACCGTGCAGACAGGTAATCCCTTAAGGCTGTTAAACAGACTAGAATGTACCATAGTTATAGTTGTATTAAAAAAAAGGTGATAACACATAGAGAACGGTCATGCTTTTGCATGCCATGCATCACTTTAGATGGAATTTGTGAAAACGAGAAGATAGTAGGAAAATGGATAGTCTCTACTTTAGAGAAAAGGGCGAGAAGACGAAGACCAAATGATTATGCTGAGGAAATTGGTGAGCAGGTAGATGATGGAGACCAATGATGTTAAAACCATGAGAAAATATTACTTTTACCCCTCTTTCCTTCTCCTAAAATTTATAatcatgttcttattttttttttattttttagaggaGTTTTAGCAGAACAAAACGGACACCATggattatttaattaaaataaaattgagtgaaagcaattaaatattgttattttgatgttcACTATAGTATTCctttaaaaaatcatatcaaattatTGAAGACACAAAGTAAGAAAAACAATGGAACAACCTTTTATTGTTGTTCATCATCTTGGAAGTCATTATGCAGTTTTCAACTATGAATAGtttcacatatatatatcagAGTAAGTTCAGGACGGCCCCTGATCTAAATAAGAAAATCGACTTTTAGTACATTTTTATACATGGAAAATGGAAGTCTCTCTGCTGGTGTCCTTGTTACTTACAAAACATTAAACTTATTccttcgtcctgaatatgcatgaaatatttgccactggacgttaagcaaccaacaatcaatcaatcaaccttCGATACACAGTAAAGAGAAGAATACAAGATACTTGAAAGAGTACTTATTGGGTAAATAATAAGTTTACTTTTCATTAAGATTGAAACTAGGGTAATATACTCCATTCTGAATGAGATGTAATGAATATTCATATCATTATCAGAACGAGGTTAAGGTCGTATTCTAGCAACATGGCCGATAAACAAGATCGCTTACAAGACAGTTGTGGAACACACGATTTAACGATCGTTCCACCAATAACATTTGGATTTGTAGAATATATAATTAAAGGCAGTAGCCAGAGCCTTGGAATTAAAGAAGTATCAAAGGGTTATAAGTACTTCAGCGAGAAGTACGTTACAAATATTACTGGTAAGTTAATGATTTTTGTTCAACTTCCGCCTTTCAGTTTCAGTGTTTATTTACATGTGTCAACTGTCCTCTCTTTCTCTAGTTTTAACAAAAAAGTACTCTAAATACTAATGTCTTCCATCCATTTATTTCCTCAGGTTTTTCGCTGAAATTAAGAATTCTTCAGGCGACTGTTCATATCCATATATCAACGAAATTACAGATCCCATTTCTGATGGGACTATGACTCCCTTTAAAAAGACATGAAACTTTCTACCTCTCACTACTTTTTATTCTTTACAAATATATACCAGCAAGCAACATGTACAATTTCCATTTAATAAAAAGAATTGAATCTGTACAAAGGATGAAGAGCTTCATGTGTATGATGTGGCTGAAGTTACATGTATTTGTGACTTCATGGAACTTTATAGTCCAAATAATcttgacatcttgaaaggctattatttttttctgtcttctcTAGCTCTTAAGAATGACTTAGAAAGATTATTTCTGAAAGATATAGAACagaaatcaaaaaaattatccaaTTTGGCAAGTTCACAATCTAATGAAAGTTTCAACTTCACCCTATCAACTAAAGCTCCAAAATATAAACACTACTCTGGATCATCAAGTTTAGGCTACAGGGTCAGTGCATCTGTATTACAGAAGAATGAAGGATACAGCTATATTTCAGAGgtatctttttatttaaaaaaactaacaGATACTTAAAAGTCTAAAATTGTTGAGTGCATAAGTATAAACTTAAATAGACCTGAATTTTTACACACAAAGATCGTGAGGATGTATTGCTGACAAAGACAttcttattacatttttttgtatgtaaCTTTCCTTTTTGACTGGTAACCAATCTATAAATATGTGAATATAAATCATTAAAATCTATGCACAAATACAGAAAAATTGTGTTAACACATTAGGAAGAATATCTCTTGAATAATTGCGTGAAAATATGAATGCCTTCTCAAATCCAatcttctaaaaaaaattatgatttattaTTGTCCATTATGCATGTACagcactattattagaatagaACGATAGACAAATGgataaaaactatatatacatgtaccagaaacggttataaacaaatatgtatatttaaatgTAACAACAAACCAGATTAtattgatttgtatcactacaattaATTATGATAGTTATTACAAagaggttgaattccctgtcatccaatgttcagtacttcaTTACTTTGATCAACTTATGTCAGATGATTATGACACTAATTTAACAACCAGTGAGCGACACTTTTATCAGCAtggagttatgttcctttataactttatatacaaGCATACCTgtatcatctgtgtcccatggtcTCATTAtccatttattttgtttaataaagcATTGTTATaatcatatttttattgttaaatttcttttttatagGTTAATGAATCTGCTGGACTGTCCCCAGGAAACATGTCTATTAAAAGGGCAACTTTATTAGATAAGAGGGGAGCTACTAAACTACAGAAATCTAGAACTAGAAAGTGTAAAACTGAAAGAAAACGATTGAAAGAGATGAAACTTGCCAAAAACAGTGGATTGGAAATAAGAGAGGGAAAAACGTATGAGAGTGAAATAGGTAATTATGtggttaataaaaatataaattcatacGCTTATAGATAAATTATCTTTTTGAAGGGGCATTAACTGTCAAATTCATCTTCGCCAACTTGACTCATGTTTTATATAAGATTTATTAAATactgaaatgtatatatatccaaattacaaaaaaatctattatatagacaattttttaattttatatagatttgaccaTTGGCTtttccgtttaaatggttttacaccagtaattttggggccctttatagcttgttgttcggtgtgaaccaaggctctgtgttgaaggccgtacattgacctataatggtttacttttttaaaattgttatttggatggagagttgtcttattggcactcacagcacaacttcctatatctaataactgtttagtgtctttaaatattaGCTGTATTTGTACGATGCTATGAAACAAGATGTatgcgagctactacacctgtttgaCGAGaggagtacaaatacagctgatatttaaagacactaaacaatTCTATATATTATTTCTCTTTTGAAACtcacaaaaacacatgttttgtatttattttcgatttgaaaccccttgaggcccgtgtagtaatacgaaacagtaatcacacattcagtGAAAACAGCTTCGCAAAAAAAGATTCTCAAATGGTCAAAAATAATATTATGCTCTAGGTGAATAATTATCTGTTTAAACATTACTAacttcaacagtaaaaacaaataacaaaacattgtccaatttgaaacaggagtgtatGAGTTGTCCTATGCTTCAGACTCAACATTCAcgaaacatgcatgctgaaattgacaaggttgtttttgttacacaatcatacacattcaaacTTTAAAATCGATAGTTGTCATTGTAGAAAAGACTGCTATTCATGTctgtatgttatcagaaaattggtgtgattcttattgctctaaagaaattttgaaaacaaacagaacgtataaaagaaATCGTAATTTGCAATTAATACGTCATTGGATACAGCATAGtgatatctgtatagtagaacacccaattgcaggataaaaccAACTATCAATTTATGGTCTCAATAATATGTATCaacattttgtgtgtatttttttacCAGATGTCATGTAATTAATCATGGAGATGACCTCTGAAGACTGCCAAGAGTCATATCAAATTCACACGTTATAAACATGAATATAATGTGgaacctttttttattttgacaggaATGACTGAACAAAATGTTGATGAGATCGAAATACCTGATCCACCTGAGATTAGAGAATTCACTGACAACATTCTTACAGCACCCATTTTGATATATGATTTAGAAACTACTGGCCTTcgtgagtgtttttttttttaaacaaagtgaAGAAGTATTTTGTAGCTCCAAAGCATCAAATAATGCTGCTTTTAGATGTCAATTTGGTTAAAGTTTAAAGTATattaaattttctatatatatatatatgttggcaATATATTTGCTTATCATATGATGCAGATAGTGATATAATCAAATTGAAGCTTTGggttaaaaatgaataaaaaaactaaTCACATATAAAAACGAAGATTGGTAATGAGACATCttttcaccagagaccaaatgacacagaaattcaaacctataggtcaccgtactgccttcaccaatgagcaatGCCAGTATCGCATAGTCATGCAGCtatataaaaggcccagaaatgataGATGtagaacaattaaaataaaaaaaaaaaacaacggcataatttatgtaccacaacaaaaatgattgaaatgcaaatatgtaacacagcaacataTGACGActtctgaattacaggctccagacttgggacaggcacgtacATACAGATGTTGCAGGGTTGAACATGTAAGCAGGATCCCAACCATCCCTCTAACCTGTGAAAGTTTTGTATAAATAAGAATTTCAGCATTAAGTTTTAAAGATGTACCTTTTTCTAGCAAAGATCTAATTGGCTTCTTTTATCACAAATTTTAATGCAGtaatatcattaattttatttattttttcagaaagaACCTCTGATATTATACAGATAGCAGCTTATTCCCAAAATAACAAATTCTCCAGTTATATAATGCCAAATAGAGTGATGTCAAATGGGGCATCAGCGGTAACGAACATATCAGTTATTGGAAGTCAAATGTACTATAACCTACAACCCGTACCATCAAAACTACAGaatgaccatacaattgatattcatgttaacatCAAAGTGCAGACTACTGGGCAGGGGATACTATCGGTGACAAAACGTGACTTCAGTCCAtctaatccattttttttaatatataagttATATAAGCCAATAAAGCTgaaacttgatattttttttaacttttacttcattttcatatatattaaatcaaAAAGTAATAAAGTTTGAAAATGGTTATTAATTACAGATAATTTTTGGCTTACCTGGTCCATCATTCAAGacggccgccagcaggggacttagtttaacataggacgctatgagaaatgcatacaaatgacttcttttagagaaccacagaatggaatgaaaccaaacatagcatgaatgttccttatgaggtgctgacaaagtgttgttactttatagccaatccatcatccaagatgccCGCctgtgggggacttagtttaacataggaccttaagggaaatacatacaaatgacttcttttagagaatcaTTGAATAGAATGAAATCAAacagcatgaatgttccttatgaaccgatcaaacatccaagatggctgccagattggggacttagtttaacagaagaccctatgggaaatgcatagaAATGTTTTTTATAAGGGAAACAATGAATGGAAtgaaccaaacatagcatgaatgctcCTTATGAGGTGCAgaacaagtgttgttactttgtagctgatccatcatctaagatggccgccagcggggggacttggtttaacatagaaccctacgggaaatgcataccaaaatcttcttctagagaaccattaaattgaatgaaaccaaacatagcatgcatgttcctttcattaggaggtgctggccaagtgttgttactttgtagccaaattttatctttgtttatatgatttcaaaaacccaagtagagtaaGATGAgtgatacaggctcttgagagcctctagtttaaattaTGTCCTTTGATAAATGAGAGTGTTCTGATTATCTGATAgtgtgttaatatatatatatatataacatatatatattttatatataggtGTAAAAAATAAGtttcacatgtgcagatatatataatcattaaataaaataataaaataagtaaaaagttaacagttccattctatcgatttcatccttccattgggactcttcaggataactgatGTAGACATATACATACattattttaaacatgttttaatatttttggcGGACTAATGCAGAAATGTTGttgaaatttatgcgaaaaatcAGATCTATAAATGAATAGTTTAATTTGATTTGTAACAAGACTTTTAATTGTTTGCATTTGAGTAAACCAGGTTATTTTGCATAACTTAGTATGGAACTGTGACTTCATTATGTTGATTGAGTGGAATAGTTAGAAAATGAATTATAAGGAATGTTTCtaattttttaacattgtatacTTCATTAAGGTCAGTTAAAACTTTTTATAAACTATTGTGTAGTTTGAAAGTTTTTAGGTATGAACTAAAAGTATCTAGTATAGGTTTTATGATAAATAAACAATTTCTATGAGCAGTAAGACAATGTAAGATGTTTCAATTAAATATACTATATGCCTTTAAAATGAACtgtatcttctttttttgtgTGGCAAATTCAGATTTGAATATAGAGGAGTTCAATTCTTTCACAtgtctttatacatgtatatagaaatatTCTATGATACACTTTCCGCACAAACCCTTTATTTGCTTTGAAACCCTCAGCTACAAAAGTGGGTAGTATATATA
Encoded here:
- the LOC139495425 gene encoding uncharacterized protein; translated protein: MADKQDRLQDSCGTHDLTIVPPITFGFVEYIIKGSSQSLGIKEVSKGYKYFSEKYVTNITALKNDLERLFLKDIEQKSKKLSNLASSQSNESFNFTLSTKAPKYKHYSGSSSLGYRVSASVLQKNEGYSYISEVNESAGLSPGNMSIKRATLLDKRGATKLQKSRTRKCKTERKRLKEMKLAKNSGLEIREGKTYESEIGMTEQNVDEIEIPDPPEIREFTDNILTAPILIYDLETTGLQRTSDIIQIAAYSQNNKFSSYIMPNRVMSNGASAVTNISVIGSQMYYNLQPVPSKLQNDHTIDIHVNIKVQTTGQGILSVTKQAQVSDVQTVDPVVQQNSEVNLLRTEFRRLTGNVVFIGSSVRSY